The Euwallacea similis isolate ESF13 chromosome 18, ESF131.1, whole genome shotgun sequence sequence GACCTCGAGGATTACGTCTCCAATATGCAGTAACCCCTGCTTTTCTATCATTCCGCCCTCCATAATTCGGGCGATTACCAGATTGTCATTGTCGTCTACTTGCACCTGTAATGGTGCTTATTTACAACCAGCAAACACAAAAGCCCCCCGCTGATATGAGACCTCTAACAAGACGTCTTTGCAAACACTTAACACCTGACGCATCTTTCTACCTGTCTCAAAAGCTCCGTCCCTTCCTTATGAAGTCAAGAGTTGCGTGAATTCAAATAGGGACAGGTAGACAAATTGTTCAGGGGTGAATTTGGGAAATTtgccttttaaaaaacttacgGTAAGGCCTAAAGGTTCTCCATTCTTCTTCCTGACCCCGACCATCCTAATGGCGTCGTTCGTCATCCCGTTGGGAAACAATTTAGGGGGTTCAGTCTTCCTGTCGGGTTTAGGGTTTTTCGTCAAATCCGCTATTTGATCGTGGCTGTCCAGCAAAGCCCTGCAATGCAGATATCCTGAGAAAACTGCATGAGAGGGTGACGCATGCATGTCACGTAACTTTGTTTGCGAAAGTCAATTAGGCTTAATTTACATCGTTTAAAGAGCAGTTTACCTGAATTGAGGTTTGTTGATAATGTCGGCTAGTTCTCTGGCGTCTCTATTCCAGGATCTGCTACATCTGATGTAAATATCTTTCTGAATATCTAAGCTATTTAGGGTTTCCGGAGGAGAGAGGACGGGTGGTTTTTCTTCTAGACGGTCCTGAAGCTGCGAGGAAATAGTAGCAGTTTTAAATTCGCCCCAAAACTAATCGGTTATTTATGGTTTCCCCTAAAGATCCACGAATTAAACCATGAAGGCAGGATTTACTTTCTTCTTTAATAATGCATTTCGCTTAAGCAAATTCTAGgtcaattttaacatttcacTTCTTGTAAGCCGCAGCAGAAGAGCACCCAAATGCTTGTTTATCTAATTCAACCAGACAATGATTGACCGTCGAGGTTCAACATGACGCATTGTTTATGCCTTAGATGCACTTTAGAAACAATAAACAGTTAATCAGACACTCGCTAGCTTGGCAAAACATTACCTTGGAcaagtttatttaacactttcAGGTAAGGGCAATGAGCTTAAATTAAATCGGATTTTTCGACGGTGCGTAATCGATATTTTGGATTTGAGTGCATCATGCGTGGCTCCTTTCGTTCGGAACCAATTGAGTGCATATCCGAATTAGTGACAATAACGTTGCCACATGGGCAGTCCCCCTTTCAGTTTCAACTGGACTACAGGTGTGGCCTTTGTCTCGTTTTTTAGTGCGCCTTGAAACCTAACGGTTTAACAATCACCTACTTACCGATAACTTCCAAAATCCGGAGCTTTAAAGACGGAGACGAACCGACAGAACTTCATCACAGAAACATCACAAAAAACAGCTTTTCGCCCCGGAAAATACGATGAAAAGCAGGTGTGTTTTAATGTAGCGATACGAGGTACTAAAGCGACGCGATGGTACCTGGTGGACCCAACAGAAAATGGCCTCGTGAGTGGGGGGACCCGCGGTACTACTAAATGACTCGACGGTACCCAAACCGTCTTGGAAATTGTTAATATAACGAACCCATCCGCTGTTGTTTCGTTTTAACGGTTGTTGAGCTGAGCTTCCAAGGCAGATTCAGAAAGTTATAATAACAATACATGAACGCAGACATGGAGGAAACGTCACTGCGAGGGATTTAAGTTAAATCCATTTGCCGTACAGACCTCGagttgttaaattaaattaaattaaattagttctGTTAAATCTTGGGAATGCGGACGTGAAAAATGATCCTGCAAATTCGCAACATGATGTAAAATAATCTTACTTGCGTCCAAAGAAAAAATGCCAAGATTTATGTCGATTTTCGGGGTTATTTATGGCCTAACTCACCTCACGAGATCCCCCCCAAATATCCCTGTACATAACGTGCTGATGTAAACAATCCACTAAGGCACATGGTTTCAATCGATAACGTAAACAGATGCGTTAAGCATCACCCTCGGGCTTCAGATAACCCTTATTAGGATTACCAGAGTGGCTTTCGTtggaaattattcaaaacccGAATTTAGAAATACAAGAAACCGAAAATTTCTCGAAGAGGGAAAGTTTTGGTTTCTGGCTAACAGCAGGGTGATTTCCGTGGGCCGGGAGTTGCGCAGTTTCAGTTCAGGGGTTGTGGAGCTTCTTTGTTcgataaaataaacagggGTGCATTCGGTTATAATATGGTTTGGTTGGATTGATGGGAACAGGCCCAAGAATGTACGAGGGCATTTCAACATAAAATATAAGCCTTGAAATCGGATGGTcgaaatcaaaaattttcccGCCCAACTCTACCAGTTCTCGAGTTATtcacagtttttgatttagctaaatagaatatttaatttctgttTCTCTGAGGTTAATCAGATTTTCCAAGctcgaaatttgaattttatagaCGGGACACTGCATTTTACGACCTAGTAACTTTGCACGTAGTCTCTCAAACAATGTAATCtataatttagattttttatggGAAACCCTGTGTATTACGTAGATGTACTGTGCATATGGTAAATGTCCCTATATTTATCTCCACAACTTCTCGAATTTAGATTTTTCGAGCAGGCTGCTTTGTGAGGTTCATAGCCACGTTCTTGAAGCTATTCGTTTAGATTTAGGATTTCAAATTAACAGCGTTTAAAATGGaaccccctgtatattattacgGTTTTGGGAACTGCAGATTTCAAGGACATATTTGTTTGTAGACGTCTCAAAGTCTGTCTCTATCAATTGTCGAGTTATACACTCCTCGATTAATGTGGCTCTATGCCAATCTCCATTTGTCCTGAAAAATTCGTGTAGACTCGCAGAGACTGTGTTTAGTAGCGATTTTCCtggttttaaaatatgcagagCGTATTCCGAGATATTTCAAAAGGCGATAGTACTCTGTagaatcattttaaaaatgctaagAGGCCCATGGTCATaaacgcaccatttttgatatacagggtgacagttttatatttctctcgtgtatgaattgagataaatttttgcaattttttacacctattttctttaagatccTCTACAACAGAATGTCAGAATCGTCAgtagccatatacagggtgttatgttttttttggtcATGGATTAATTTATGCTTTACATCTTTTTTTCCTGTATAAATTCttataccaaatttaaattccttcttcgGTTCTTTAGCCTTTTGGTCTCTTGCAGTGTTTTCGTATGTTTCAccgtttttgaatagtttgtgaaaatatctatcgatgcaaattaGGAATGTAAAggaagtaaggaaaaaaattatcatttgaGTCGGTTATCAACTGTCTGAAGAAATTcgtaatatataataaaatttctttaaataaaattaagtctaaacaaaaacgaaattatagaaactgttgaaaatgtcctccctgcgatatagaaaaaaaatgtgaaactttgccactctgtatatagaAATGGTGTCTCTTTGACCATGGATCTactgacattttttgaaaattattttgcagagtactatcgtcccctgaaatatctccatgatgatgtTACACCTTGTGTACACTTCTAGCCGCTACAGAGTGTTCCTTAATGTCGTGTTAATATTTCAGGGTGTGATTCTTCAAGTCATTTTgtgaagaaaagttcatatgacCATATGTCCGCAACGGTCTGTATTTATACCTACAgggtattgaaatttttctttccaaatctttattttttaatttctcaaaaatactTTAGATGTGCGCCAGTGGCGTTCCTGTACGcctttcgatattttttacgaaaataGTGGTACTACTGATTAAGCTGAttatttctacataaaaaaaggttttttacgTGTTTCTCTTTAGACGAGCCGTTCTTGATTAAGACAATAAAAATCgtcttaattaattaattttattttaaaagttcattattttatattaaatattatgtattttatagtttattataaGAGATCTGTTTCATATAGAATTGACCAGCCTAATCAGCAAAAATATCAGTGGCGTGCcacttttttcgtaaataatatCGGAAAACATGTATGCAAAGACGCGATTGGTTGAGCAATAGaattacttttcttatttaaatacgGGGTTTTATGTCCTTTTAACACACATCAAAATTGAAAGCAAGATCTAAAGAATGtactttctgagaaatttaaaaataacgatttgaaaagaaaaatttcaacactcTGTAGCTGAAAATTCGGCCCGTTGAGGGCCTATGTTCATATGAAGTTTCTTCATGAAACGATCTGAGGAGTCACACCCCGAAACATTAGCATGACATTaaggaacatcctgtatatttcgGCATAAAATAGCGAATTTCCCGAGAAGACACACTCAAGTTTGAACTAAACAGGTTTTTGGAATTGCGGTATGGTAGATTGAATTCATTAAATTCGCTCATTATTTCACACACCCATTATCAGATTAATTGTGACTCATACAGCGAGTGGGTTCCTACAAACATCAAACAAACGACTCGGACTTGGAACTCGGACAACTGTCATCGAGTTGAAGTCGACCCACTTTCGCGGATGGGTGATTGACTAACGGCGACCTTCTTGATCAGCACTTTAACACCACGAAAATGCCAGATTTAGCGGAAATTCGACGCGATTTTATCATTGTAACTTTAAACACTCAGTCAGCTTACCTTAGCCAAGTTATGCAGGACGGGACTGTCCATCAGACCTTTTAGGAATATTAAATCAGTCTCATTGATTGCATCCTTACCATCTAACTCTTCTTGAACGTGCTGGAATGCCTCTGAAACCGAAggattttttatgaattttgtatTGCGGAAAAACGGGCTGATTTGCGAGTCAGGCATgtgctcttaaaaaaaacaccggACAGTGACGTCTTTGCCGTTATTATTCAATTTGTGGGAAAAAATCGCGGTAATGACTGAGAAGTTGGACTTCTGAGAAAACCCTGAAAGCGCAAATGGCCTGGATAAACAGCAGTAAATATCGCTGGATTTACTGAGGTAATATGCACTTACGCGCTGTTAACTAATAAACAGTTTAAATGGCTTAGAACCCATATCACTTTCGAAAGGCGTTTTGTTGGTTTTATGATGACGTCAGGGGATTTTTGACTGCTTACGAGTTAACTTCTTCCAGGTAAGTTGCTCACGATCATGCTCATAAACACCGAAAAGCACTGTAATGACATTTACCCGGTAGCCTTGCTTTTGTACTGAAGGACTCGAAGGAGAATgagtttcttaaaaatagaacTCTTAATATATTCCCCACTTGCTACTGCTCTTTCAGCGTTTTCGGCAATTTATTTACTTCCACACGAAATGTAAATGCGCTCCTGCTtacatttccagaaaataatagaaataaactcCTGGAAAAAACCCTCATACCATTGTCATTATTGATGTGATGGTGCTTCCCGTTGGGTTCCAGGCTCATCTCCTTTAAGCTCTGCAGCAGCTCCCGCCTCTCCTGGCACTCCCCATTTTTCCCGAAACGCACCATTTTTCCCCTCGGTATTACGACAAACGGCGAAAGAATTCAGAACCACGGAACCATCGATAGTCTCGAAGGCACCTGCTAACATCCTTCGAACCCACACAGACGACGTCTGGTCGAAAAAACCGAAACTGTGACTGTTACGCCTCCACTCACAACTCCCGGAGTGGTTGCTACGATACACACAGGGTCGGATTAGGGAATTGGGCGGTGCGCCATTGACACAGCTTCTTGGAATTTCCGGGATTTGATCGGTCGTAAGTTGTCCTTTGGGTGTTCGAAAACTCACTCAATAATGCTGGCGCCTATCGGGAATTTGGAATCGCGCCCACATGTATGGATGAGTTGGAGTTATTGGGTGGAATCAGGGGCGTAGGGGACAGGAATCTGGAGAATCCTGTGGGAATCGCTGACCTGGAGAAACGGGGGAGAAAAACGCGTCTTTGTGCTACACtcttatttctcaattttcctTAAAGAATTTACTCCCGAGGTTAGCGCAAGTAACTCACTCTCACAAGGTTCGCTATGGAAGGCCCTTCGTTTGCTTTCTGGACACTTTTGGTCAGTCCCCCCTCATATGTACCCCCAGTTTCGTTTCAATATTTGTAAACCCCTCATTTGCTGACCCCTAGTCAACATAGCACCAAGGCCTTTAGCTCATGAAATAACCAGTCATAAAATCGAGGGATATCGGCGGACTTGTTGGGTCGAACAAACACTGTATCTACTTATCGAACTTACGTATACAAGGTTGCTCATTAGTGCAACAAAGTGCGATTTCTCAGTAAATAAGCattttagaaggaaatgtttcatatgaaaatttttggtcATTAAGAGGTgcgtattttaaaacaattttaaagtgTACAAGGTCCGGCAAAAAAGTGCGGTACAACCAAATTATGTTTGTTCAAACGAAACCCTccatttattttgctatttttggATTTATCGTAAATTTGGCGATGATAAAAAAGTTGGGagcttccatttaaaaaacataatttggtcCCGCCACACTTTTTTGACGGGccctgtacatttgaaaataattctaaagtgTGCACCTTTTAATGACCAAAAACTTTGGTATGAAACACTTCCTTCTAAAGCTcatatttactgagatatcgCACTTTGACTCACTAGTGAGCAATCCTGGATACATGCGGCCTAAGTACATAAGAGATGTACGTATTTACCTAAGGTCGTCCTGGCCAAGCGTCCAGCGGAACATTTAGCAGTACTGTACCGAATGCAGGACCTCCATCGATACTGCCGGAATCCATAGCAAACTTTAACCATTTTgtgaagtttcaaaataaaacactaaaTGAATTCACAATGCGGGAGACTTTAAGCTCATATCGATAGTAATCTGTATAGGGCACTGGTCCTCGTGATTACCATTTTATTATGCGGTTTGCTCACGGAATCACATAATATACCTGGAAAAGGGAAATAATCGATAGAAAGACAGGAAAGTGGGTCAATGATTCGTGACGAATGTTTTTGTATTTCCTGCTAAAAAGTgcattaatttgaataataaaaataacaataataacgttaataataatgataataataagtGTTATTGCCGAGTACTCAGTAACATTAGGGCCCTTCAAGGGCTACTGACCCCTTATGATCACTCTTGATATCACGCTTCCATGGCAACGTTTTGTCATTATTGGCTGACGCCCTTCAGCCCTTTCGCCGATTCTtgacatttcaaaattaccttcATCAGCCATCGCATTGCCCAGTGCCTTCCCAAATACCGAATAAAAATGACTGAAATAGGCTGTAAGTACTTTAGAATGCTTTAAATAATCGTAACGATTTTAATTCCCATTTCAGGTGATTTCGATATATCTCATTATTGCACTGAAAGCTCCGAGCGCAACTTCGCCCAAATTGTCGGATGCATCGAGAACACCATCATCAGCGAAGATTTTCTGGAAATTCAAAGCAAATTCCTGGAACAATATTACCAGGAGTTTGTAGAGGATGAGGAGAATCGGCTGGTTTATATGGATATATTCAAAAAGTACCTGGACTCGGTGGAGAAGCACATAGAAGAGCAACTGACGAGGCACATTCCAGGGTTCGATATTAGGAAATTTGAGAACGAATTGGAGGCGAAATCCAATGAGTTGGATGGTGAGATTTATGAGATGTTGTCCACTTTTTGGGACTTTCACACGTTCAAGCAAATGTTTTTGGAATATAGAAAGGTGGGCcaaattagacacttttccGAGATTTCATAAAAGAAGGCAATTTTAGATGAAGGAAGGCAAAGGCCCTGACTTTTCCCAGGGAATTTTGGTGACCAAATGCAAGTTGAAGCTGGATGCATGAGAATGTTTAATAAAGCGCGACCAAAGTTCTTCGAGTTAAACCGAAATTTAGCTCTACGAGACTCCATGTTTATAAGGGATTATTACcttttccattattattaaaaaaacacacacacacacgcgcgcattttatttacaacccaAAACACTCAAAACGACTTTACATGAGAAGTCTTCAATATCTCCCTAATGTTACTCTTAATACTTTCCACTACCTCATCGCTCGAATTGCTCCCCCCTATGTCATGGGTCTGCACTTTATCTTCAGACAAAGTCTTCGTTATAGCTTTATCTATCAGCTCTGCATACTCATCCTCCTCCAAGTAATATAGTAGA is a genomic window containing:
- the LOC136414728 gene encoding ADP-ribosylation factor-like protein 2-binding protein, which encodes MTEIGCDFDISHYCTESSERNFAQIVGCIENTIISEDFLEIQSKFLEQYYQEFVEDEENRLVYMDIFKKYLDSVEKHIEEQLTRHIPGFDIRKFENELEAKSNELDGEIYEMLSTFWDFHTFKQMFLEYRKMKEGKGPDFSQGILVTKCKLKLDA